TTGTGGGGTGGccggaggagaggaggggatgaGTCTGGGGGAAGAACAGGCTCGTTAGGCTTAATTTGCTCCCCACAAAACGAGCTGAAGGGAGGGACAGGGCCGTGTCCCCTCCTGCACGCACCGTGCCCCCGCGGGGCATGAGGGTCCTGGGGGAGGAGGCGCAGGGATGGGGTTCCCTACATCCGCGCTGCAAAGTGGGTGTGAGAAGCTCGAGGAATTTCAGGAGGTGGTTGCAAGTTGGTGCGACCAAAGAGGTGATTCCCCCTGCAAAAGTTGAAGCTGGACACGTGCCAAATATCCCCCCCTGGCCCCTCCCTGGTTATTACAGTGCTGGGACCCTGGGAAGAAGGCTCTGAATGAGCCAGGGAGGGAGGAATAGGGAACAGAGGGAGCGGGCACTCCCGTGCTTGCAGATGGATGTGGAATCCACGCTTCCTTCTAACAAATTGGGACTGGCTCCAGTTGCTGACTCCGGCAGTTCTGGCTCCTATGGCACAGGGAAGGCACAGCCCGGCTCTGGCAAAGCCGTGGCATCAGGGTGGGGAGCACCTTCCCGGGGGCATTTCCACTGCCCCCCTGGAGCAGGAGCTTCCCCCAGAGGGGTCTCACAGACCCCAGCCCAAACCCTCACTCAGCCTGGGAACATCACCCACCTCCGCCCCGGCAGGGAGCGGTGGGATGAGCAGAGGCTGGAGGAAACCTCGGGATGCGGCCGGAGCCTTCCCAGAAAGGGGAAGCTGCACCCACCGAACGTGCCGCAACGCTGCGTCCCACAACTCACATCACTCACACCTCAGCTGCCAGGCTCGGCCACCGCCTTTCCCCGTGTCACCTCTGCGTCTCCATCACACCACAAACcagagggcaggaggagaaggctggACGTTTGAAGGCAAAAGCATCCCAGGCTGCAGGATCCCACGGCGAGGAGATGGAAACCAAAGCGGGACAACACTCGCCACACTCAGCTGCCCGTTGAAGGACACGGGGAGGCGGGGGGCTcagcaggacacccccccccgacCTGAGTTGGTCTATTTAAAATCACCgtttttaattatgatttaaaCCAACAAATCaaaacattgtggttttttttcttccctctcccaccccGACTGCAGGGCTGCCTTCCGAGGGAAGCCGCTAACGAGGATCAAACCCCAGACATCTCGTTTTGAAGCGAAGTTTCTTCGCCCTGAATTTGGCATTTCTTTGTGTGAACCAGCAGAAAGTACAGACACATTTAAGCGGTTATAGAGGCAACAAACACGCTTCCAGAGACTCACATTGATTACACTGTATTAGAAAATGGTAAATTATTTATCAGGCTTTCTGACTTGTGATTAGTGTAAAGCCGTTCTTGGATGCAAATTGGAATTGTAATTAGACATGTAGGAACCCAGCATCTGAGACCTGTTTTTATTGAAGCAGTgtaaggtacttttttttttcccttttgtaccCAGCATAATTATCAAAGAACACTTTGCACATATAAAACCATCAATTTATTAAAACCAGAGACAGTTTTACATCTGAGCAGTGATGTAAAGCTGGTCATCGTGACGCCGGGATTTCAGAGTTAGTACATCTCAACCTCTCGCACttgattattgtttttaattcctgCCCTGGAAGGGGAAGGCAGGCTCCCCCCACCGCTGCCAATTTATTACTCAGCTTTGACTGAAGCAATTCTTGAACAGagctacacttaaaaaaaaaaaaaaaaagaaataaaaatagcctaGACAAACAGAACAATGATAAAATCTCTTTGGCAGGTACCAAAGAGCCCACAGCCACTAAGAGTCAGCTCATTACTTCAAGACACTCTGGCCTCAGACACTTACCTGCCAATTCCCTTTAGTTTCGTGGTCCAACTCATTAAAattttacaagttaaaaaaacccctgcattTACATTTGTAGTAAGTTTAAATGCATTTAAGGTTTTATAGTTTGCCAACTGTAAGTTACAGTCAGCTTTGGAGGAggtgggttttaatttttttttttcctacttccaaCGAAAACAAATTTGTGTTTGCTCTGCCCCTGACCCCCCTTCAGCCCCAGTTTCTCCACCTGCCCTGGACCCTGACAGTCGTGCGTTTTACACACCCAAGGACAGGCAGGGTCAAGGCTGGGCTCGTTTAAGTGTGAGAGATCCCAGAAGAGCTATGGCAAGTAGGAATGTTAAGGCTGCCCTTGCCTCTGGCCACCCTCCTCGCAGGTGACAGTTGCTGTTTGAACCAGACCTCGAGCACGTGAACAGAAGCCAGAGTCTGGCTACAGACCCTGCTTATCAGAGATTAGAGTGAAAACAGTGATAATaccattaaaaatgtgcttttttttttttttcattttcgtTATCCAACTCTTAATTAGTATCAGGTAAGAGCTGTATTTAAAGGTTTCCTCTCCACCGTGAATTGCAGTCCAGGAGAAATGGAGACCTGAGTGTCAAGCCCTGAGCTGCCAAAGATGCTTTTCACCCAAAAATGTCAAAAGCTCTCTGCACATCCACCTCACCAGCCTCGCTGCCCGCCCTCGCAGGACGCcaggggagaaagggagagacacCGCACGCATCTGAAGCAGCAGAACCAAGCAAAGTGTCATTATCCGCGCTGGAATCCAGCCAagacccttctcctcctgccccttggGATCAGCACAGCAGTTGagtaaataaattcaaaacaggATTTTGAGAGCCTGGGTCAAACTCGCACCAAGCCCAAGTCACAAGCAGTTGCTCCCGGATCCTCATCGCAGCCCCCACTCCCAGTGACACCAGACCCAAAACTGGCTCCGCAGCCGCGTCTCGAGGCCCACGGCCacacaggagagcaggagagaagtTTCCAGGCACAGCGATCGCTCTGAGGACGCATTGCCAAGAGCTTGGGTCTTGCCAGAGGCAGAAGCTTAACTCTGGGAGAGCGCCTGCAGCACTTCGGCGTCTAAAGACGAGGAGGAGTGCAGGGTCACGCCGGGGGCCCCGATATTGGTCTCCCAGCATTCAAACCCACAGGCACACAAGTCTCGCTTGGCTGCTTCCACGGCCAGCGGGGAGGTGTCTGCCAAGAGGAAGGCAAGAGCGGCCAGTTAGTCGGATAGGCCACTGCAGGGAGACCGAAACGGGCCACTGCACGTTTCAACACATGTCCCCTGGAGCAGGGCCAATGCCCAGAAGATCCAACACACATAAATGAAGGCACTGCGTCACCCCTGTATGGAACGCTGCAAAAAACACACCATCCCACACTCGTGACACGGCTTCACAACACACCACAGCGGGTTGTGAACCCTCTACTTCCAAACCTGACCCCACCGGGAGGGCCACACGGAACTGGGGAAGGATGCCCAGGGCGAGCAGAGGGTTACTGACCTGGTCTCAGCAGGGTAATGCCACAgccgcccccgccagccccggtcAGCTTGCTGTGCAGGCCATGGGACGCCGTCACCCGgcacagcctgtccagggagggaTGGCCGACTCCAATCACGTTTAAGTGGTGTTGGTTTATATCAAAGAGTTCCTAAAAGCAATGGCACATGCATGAGATGAGCTCAGGTGGTGACAGAGGCTCTTCAAAGCCATGGCTCCCTCCCCAGCGAGGTCCAGGGGAGCTGCCCTGCCTTCCCAGTTACCCCATTTCTCCAGGGAGTTTGGCCAGCAGCACGTCTTGGGGCTGGTGGACCAAGGTCAAGGCTGGGGTCTGAGCCCTGGGCTGCTCATCTGTCCCCATCTTCCTCAtggtttgtgctgctgctggccaCCACAGTGACAGCAGTACAACACCCTCCAGACCTCCTTGCTCAGGGAGGATGGAGAAAATCCTGGTCACTGCAAGCTGCCAACAGGCATTTATTTCAGGTGCTAAATCAGTGCTCCCTGATGCCTCCCAACTGCTTCACCTCTCCCCTGTCACAGGAGTGTTGAGCAGGAGACTGTGCAAGCCCCCTCGCTGGCCGTGGGAAGGGCACTAAGCCAGCATCCCTCATTCCTGGCTGTCACCTTGCCCTGCTCTGCAATCCATCCAGCATAACTAGATCCAGGGGACTTCTGACACAGCTGAGTTCGAAATGGCATTGCTGCAGAGGGGACATGGAGTTACCTCCCCTTGTTTGCATTGtgcagctcttctccctccccatggGCATGGCCTGGGCTGGGAGCCAAGGGGCCTCTCACCAGCGCCTCGCTGGGAATCTGGCACCCAGCACAAAGTGGGGTCGAGAGGGTCCTCCCTTTCGGGGGAGAGCAGCACAAGCCACTCACCAAGCCAGGCTGCCCTCCAAGCAGAGCTACAACTGCCTCTCTGCCATGCTGTCCCACCCAGCCACAAATGCCACTGCTCCTGGAAAACACTGCCATGGCAGCAAAGACCAAAGGGCCCAAGCGACAGACAACACTACATAGAGGTGGGAATTACAGCTTCTCACCTCCCAGTACGAGAGGTGAGGAATTAAGGAACAGAGGGAAGGGCTTTGACTGTACTCAGAGCAAGCCTAGAGCAGGACCAGAAACTGACACCTGGCCCCCAAGGACGGCAGTGCCCTCCCAGCTCATCAGTGCCACCAGTGGAGGAAGCTCATTCTCAACAACGCTGGTCTGAGACCCCAAATCTATCACCTCCCTGATGTGTGGCTGCTGTTCCCATCACTGTCCCAGAGGGTGTCACAAGCAGGGAGCCAGCTGAGGTGGGACCAGTCCCAGAGAGGCTCCCTAATAACAGGAGCCCCGCGCTTCTCTCTCCAGTCCGTGCCACCAAATACTTCCCTCCTGCAGCTTCCTGCGAGCGGGAGGGATGCTTTGCATTGAGCCAGGAGGGATGCTGCACACAGGGAGCAGTGGGAGCCACGGTACAGCGTGGCAGGTGTCAGTCACATCACCCTCCCTCAGCTCCTGCCAATGCCACACAGGAGGGGACGATGCAGAAATAGTCCCTCTCCCCCGCCTCCGGAGCGTGTCTGTACCGCATTTAAACAAATGCGGGGAGAGGAATTAGCCAGTCGCACGCAGAGCGCATATATCACAAGTCCTGCGCTGGGCTGGACAGACATCCATCTAGAGGCCTCTTTATATGCCTGAGTGAGGGCACAGCACTGTCTATGATGATCCCAGACACCTGTCATCTCCTGATCCAAAATCTGCCAGGAATCAGATGACAGCTTATGACACACCAGACTAGTTCGATGGTTCAAATACAATGCTGTCCAGAACTGCACATTTCAGAAAcagccaaatatatatatatatatatgcagtgcATATAATCAACTGTGCCTCTGTGGGCTCTTCAAGCACAAGACAAACCCAACAGATTCAAGACAGAAATCTGCTCATTGCAGTGCTGCTTCCTGAGGATCGTATACAAGGCTGCTCCGGCATCTTCCACGTGAGGATCTCAAAGCACGCTTCAAATTAATCCTCCTCTTCCCTGTCCCCCGATACTTCTGACAGCCTGAGCAATGTGGAGAGGAGTCGTCTGAAGTTGTACTGCAAACAGACTCCAGatctcctgcagcccagccctcGTGAGGGTCAGTTCACCCTAATGGGTGCAGAAACCCACCATCCTCTTGGTGCAAAGGGAGCAGAAGGACTTTGCTACGAATCCCATGGGAGACCCTTCCGTGCTTGCTGCTGTCCCAGTGGCAGCTCACCCACATATAGTGAGGTGCAACATGGCCTGAAGCAAAGAGAAGGCTGTACCCACCATCTGCTAACAGCGTGGCCCtgcactgctgccaccatctgAGGTGGGACAGCAGCTCTCTGTCCCATCCCAGAGCTGGGACAGCACCTCTGGAGCACACTCACagctgtggtggggacaacctgCCAGCGAGAGCAAGGACAAGCAGAGGTCCTCAACATGAGGGATCCAGATGCCAACAAGGAACTGCACTGTTGGTACCAAATGCTTCTTGACCATCCAAGTCACTTGGCACCCAGGGCCGGGCCAGGTTTGCCTCAGCTGGGACACTGCCACACATCCTTACCCCACGGTTGCATGAATCCGTATTACAGTGCTCTcagcactgcaaaaaaacccaacttcttCCACTTGGAAGCGTGTTTCCCCCCACCACAGCAGCTTCTCCTACTTCGAACACAGCCAAGACAAACACAGATCTTTGTATGCACCTCATGCATCAATGTCAGGTCAGCTCTGGGCACAACTCTGTTCCTTATCCTCTGGAGCCAGGATGAGCGCAGAGCAATGGGAGCTGGCTCGTAACCAGTCCATCACAAACCAGTGGCTGCTGGGCTCCCTGCTCCTCGCTCCAGCCTTGGCAGTGACAAAGCAATCGCTTCACGGGTAGCGACTGCCAGAACGAGCGTGGCTGGCCCCCGGCACAGGGAGGCAGCGTCTCAGCCTCAACTCACTCAACGTTTCTcagcaaagggaaacaaaacctCTGAAGCTACAGGTCCAAAAAGCACCAggcccgctccctccctccctgtgcacCCCTGGGGAGAGACACCAGCAGCATTTTCTGTCTCTCGGCTCCAGGAAGGGCATTAAAAGCAGCACACACAGACCATGGTTTCACTCGGAACTGAACATTTCCTGCTATCAAATTTTTTCTTAGACCTAATGTTCTTTAAATGACATTTTGATGTTTAACAGTAACAGTGTCTAAAAATACTGGCGAACAAGCCCCTTACCTCCAGCACAAGGTAATACTCAGGTGATGGATTTGCAGGCATCGCTTCCAGAACACTTTGGCATTCCTGAGAAATTGCATCGATGGAGTCCAGCACTGGGTTCATTATAGCAGGGAActgagaagggggggggggaaggcaagaTATGAGAAGACTGCTCTGTAGCCTTCTAATACCACTGCGATAAAACTGGCCCCAGTCTCTTTGAGTTGGGCAATTCCTCACCCCACTCAGGGCTACTCATTTGTGGAcatctcccccccgcccccccccccccccaccttgcagGGCACCACGGGCAGAAACTGGAGGAAGAGAGTGAAACTGGTGGAAGGAACTGGTGATTTTTGTGGCAAACCCTGTTAAtgctggagagaggaaggagttGAGCTGAACCCCCATTCCCAGGGCAGCTGGCTGTTAGCCACCAGCAGGTAGGAATGCAGTGACTACAGGTAGGATCCCAAGAGATCCCCAGGAGATCTGCAGTCCCACGTGAGGAGATCTGAGCTCTTGAGGGTTATCTCCCCACCCCACATCTCCATTCCTGCAACCACACAGGTGCTGCACCTTCAGGATCTTCTCCTTGACGCCAGCCACCAGGACCTTGGTGCTTCGAGGGACTTTTGTGTTGGTCAGCAAGATCCTCAGTGTCGGCACCCTGGAAGCAACAGGAGACATCCCCTCACCTCTTTCCTTCACAGTCCCCCAGCAGCTTCCAAGGCCCAGACAGATACAGTTTGTTCTGCCTCAAAAGGCCTATTTGAGCAAGACACCCAAGATAAGGAGTctcattagttttaaaaaaaaagttaattgcgTGCTTCAGTGCTAGCAGGGTTCAGGCTTGTTCCTCTTAGATTCAAGGAAGAACTGTACAAGCGCTATAAATAGGACTGTAATGTATTTACTGAAATCCATGTTTTTCAAgcaaattttttcctttgaaatactaTCTGCGAGACTAGCCAGCAGTAGCCATTAACTGCTAATAGAGCAATTTCATGCACTGTGAAAGATTTTAATGGAGTCAGATTATACTTCattggcaggaggcagagggaacACACAGGACCTGGATTTGTCTCTGCAGCTTGGTTTTCATGCCGTCCTACCACCAGGTAAGCAAAAAGTTCCCCCTCCCCTCAATGTCATTTGCTGCCAGGAGCAGATCAGTTCCTGCTGCCCATAATGCCATGAAATTAATATTGATCCTTCGTGCTGTATTCATCTAATGTCAGATAATGACCAAACATTTCATTGTTCCTGTCCACCTCAACAGCACTCGAGACAACATTCGAGCTACCCACACCCAGAGCAAAATCAGGCTACGAAGCCCTTGTGCCATGCTGGTAGTGATCTCCCATCAATCCACCCAATGCCTCTCTGACATATTCCACCCACCGTACGTAAGCGATATTTTTAAACTCGAATATTACCTCTTTAATGGTGTGATTTTTCCTGATTGGTATCTCAGGGCTCCACCTAAAGTAAAATACATGCATTGTCTCAGTACACAGTGAGCTGAGAGATAACACAGCGTCGTAAGAGACAGAAGGTCTTTCATCTTTAGAACCTCACCCAGAGCATATGACAGTAATTGCAAGAAACACCAGCTAAATGAACCATGTTCCCAGACAGCATGAATCTGCCTAACCCTGCTGACTTAATGAGAGGGTCTGGCTGGACATAGTTAACCCAATGCCTTTCCCTTTGCTCTCTTCTACTCTGGGATCAcattaaatatgtttaaaaggCAAAGAGTTTGGCCAGCATtaaatctttaataaaaaaaaaaaaaagaatcaagcaatgattccccagggcagagccaagCACGCAGGTTTCAAACTGGACTGAACGTGCACACTCATGTCAGCAGCAACCCCTCAGTGTAGAATTTCATTGTCCGGAAGGAATGTCTCACTTGGCTCCTACTTTTACAGAGGCATTGCGATTAGGTCTCATTAGAAAGATTATTAAAAGTCTCCAAGGATACTTCCAAAACACTTGGAAGTCTCTGCTAATTGAAGCTAAATGACAGCTGTCCAACTGCATTTTCTACTGCTTTATCTTTGGGACAGGATCAGGTTTCTTTGTTCACGCCAGAATGTTTAAATATCAGTTATTTGCAACACAGCCTCTGCCCCACGGCACTTGCCTGAGGGCTGCAGATCTCTGATGTTACTGCAGCGAGTCCCCAACAGCCCAGCTGGCTCCAGTCCCAGTTTACAGATGGGGCAAACCAAGATGGAAAAGGATTCCCTccactcaaataaaaaaaaaggacctgaATTTGAGAGTTTCTTGTCCCTCTGTTGTACCTCAGTACAAGGAGACAACCTGCTCCGTCCAGTGTCCCTGCAGCAATCCCAACCAAGCCTTAGTACTTGCAGAAATGCAGCTTGTGGCATCTGCTCACCCCCTTCCCACAGCTGATGCACACTCTGCAGCGGAGAATGGAAACGTGGCTGCTGCTCTACGTCcccatcagcctctcctcaacATCCACACTCAGTGCTGGGGAGCAGCAAACACACACGTACCCCAAGTACCGACAGCATTATCCACACCCGAGGGATTGCCATGGATCACCCGCTCTCCCTGGAAGGCCCAGCTGTTAATCAGAGTCAGCTCCTCTTCTGTCCACCTGAAAGGCAAGAAAATGACTCCAATATACATCGAAACCAGCGCACATGCAGTGACAGAGAGAAGCACCAGAGGCCACAGGAGatacaaaagcagcaggaacCATACAAGGCACCCCGTTGCTGGGGGAAGCCCCATCACTGTGAAGTCCCTCTGTGCACTGCACTCTTTTGGCAGAGACCGGATATTGTCATTTACAGCACTTAACTGGGACTGGAAACACAGCCAGCCCATGAGGGAAACTGGTGCTGCTCCACAGAGACGGCACAACCACTGCCCAGCGCTCCCGCTGCAGGCCAGTGGCGAGGGAGGGAGCAGATTCAGGGAGCAGACCCTAGCCCTGGCCTAGCGAAGCTCCAGTTTAATGGAATACAAGTCCAGACCTCTCCACACCTCCCCGACACCATGTGTTACCACACGTCTTGGCCCGAGATCCTGCTCCCCAACAGGCAGGATGGTGTATTTATAGACACAGAAGGCACAACGTGAGAAGAGAATAGTAAAAGTCGCATTTCACACGTGCAGCTTCAGCCTCTAATtgccagctcctcagctgcagaAGCCTCATAAATTGGGTCAAAAGGTGCAGTTCGAACTGATTTACTATCTCCAGCAAAGACTTTGATTTTTAGCGATTAACTCCTAACGCTTTGAGCTGCACCGGGTGCTGGTACTGAGAGCACAGAAGGGAACCAAATGCAGATCTAGGAGGTGTTATGCTAAACAGAAAGAcctgggtttgtggttttgtctTAAAAGCAGTCACATAAATTGGTAAGGCCTTTGAGAGTTTAAATGCTGGCACAAAGAGTTTGGTGCTGGGTCAGACTCAGCAAGGATCAAGGCCCCTGACTGAACATACTAATTAATGGGCTGTAGCAatacaaaaagcaaacacagagctGCCACTTACAAAGCATTTGCTGGCGGCAACCTCACCGCAATTCTACCACAGTGATGTCTCTCCCAGCACCTCTCAAAAATCCCTGGCCCTGCTTGGGGCTTGCTTCTGCAAGGCACAGACCCACACAACCACCTTCAGAACCCACCAGTCTGTTTCAAACCCACTCGCTCACCCCACACTGAAGGGCTGTCTCAAACCCGGGCACCCCAAGGGAAGCCTGACACCCCCAGGGAGCCAAATACCCCTCCTGCACCCCGCTGTAACACACTCAGACTCACAGAGGGACACAAACACACATTTCTACCCCACCCCCGGCGCACTCCAGACACACCGCACACATCCCAAGCCACGATTCCAAACAGCCTAATGCACAGCGGTATCAGACACCCCAGCACCAGTGATGCTCTGGTGAGTTCAGAGCTGGCGTTTGGTGCAGTGAGAACGTACATTCCACAGGTTTTTAGGCTATAGGGTCCAGAACAGGTATTACATGATGGAGCAGAGGCACAAACATGGATTTTGGAAAAGCATCAGTGTCTTACACGAAATAAGAAGAACCGCTAAGGCAAGGCAGAAATTCTGAGAGCCACCTGCTATCTGGAAGCCGCTTCCTTTAACTCCCCACTTCCCTGGGCCTCAGCTGAATG
The Numenius arquata chromosome 16, bNumArq3.hap1.1, whole genome shotgun sequence DNA segment above includes these coding regions:
- the MVK gene encoding mevalonate kinase isoform X1, with product MWERSLVLSAPGKVILHGEHAVVHGKVALAVALNLRTFLRLRPCGDSRVCIHLPGVSVRRSWDTSCLQDLQKGFTADFDESKSPSVEQLDTLREFAGIAAGASAPESLATLAFLYMCLAISAKYGDVPSVDILVWSELPTGAGLGSSAAYAVCLAAALLTACGAISCPLKDGESTARWTEEELTLINSWAFQGERVIHGNPSGVDNAVGTWGGALRYQSGKITPLKRVPTLRILLTNTKVPRSTKVLVAGVKEKILKFPAIMNPVLDSIDAISQECQSVLEAMPANPSPEYYLVLEELFDINQHHLNVIGVGHPSLDRLCRVTASHGLHSKLTGAGGGGCGITLLRPDTSPLAVEAAKRDLCACGFECWETNIGAPGVTLHSSSSLDAEVLQALSQS
- the MVK gene encoding mevalonate kinase isoform X2 → MWERSLVLSAPGKVILHGEHAVVHGKVALAVALNLRTFLRLRPCGDSRVCIHLPGVSVRRSWDTSCLQDLQKGFTADFDESKSPSVEQLDTLREFAGIAAGASAPESLATLAFLYMCLAISAKYGWTEEELTLINSWAFQGERVIHGNPSGVDNAVGTWGGALRYQSGKITPLKRVPTLRILLTNTKVPRSTKVLVAGVKEKILKFPAIMNPVLDSIDAISQECQSVLEAMPANPSPEYYLVLEELFDINQHHLNVIGVGHPSLDRLCRVTASHGLHSKLTGAGGGGCGITLLRPDTSPLAVEAAKRDLCACGFECWETNIGAPGVTLHSSSSLDAEVLQALSQS